The genomic segment TCGCCCGCGACGTCTTCCGCCTCATGTCCGACGCCGCGTTCTGGGACGCCTACCGCGTCGTGCCGGTCGTCCTCGCCGCCTACATCGTCCAGGCGTGGACCGCGCTCTGCAACTTCGGCGTGCTCTACGCGAAGGAGACGAAGCACCTCGCGCGGGGCGCGGTCTGGTCGGCGGTCCTGATCATCGCGCTGAGCTTCGCCCTGATTCCGACGTTCGGCGGGATGGGCGCGGCCTGGGCGACGCTGCTGGCGTTCGTCCTCCGCTTCTGGATCGTCTACCGCGCGTCGCAGCGGCTCTGGCCGCTCGACTACGCGTGGGGGCGGGTCCTTCCGCTCTGCGGCCTCGCGGCGCTCTTCGTCGCGCCGGTCTACCTCGTGTCGATCGAGAGCGTCCCGCTGTCGCTGGCGTTCGACGCCTTCGTGATGCTGGCGTTCGTCGCCACGGCGTCCGCGCTGCCGTCCGTCGGCGGCGACTTCCGCGCGGCGGCGCTGCTGGTCCTCAAGAAGCGGCAGAAGGCGTTCCGCTTCGGCGAATAGGTCGTCGCCGGCGCCGCGGGACCGGGTCGGGCGAAGCGGCCCGCGCCGCGGCGTCCGAGCCCTTCGCCTCGTACCTTCCAACCTCGTCGCGGACGGCCGCGGCTCGTCGGCCGTCGCGGAACGTTTGCGCGGCGGGTTCGGAGGACGCCGGGCGCCGCGCGGAGACGCGAAGATGTCCGGCGCAGAGACGCCGATCCGCGCCATCCTCGACGCCAACGTCGGATTCAGGACGCCGGATCTCTGGCTCGACTACGCGGCGCGGCACGCCTTCGAGCGGGTCGCCGCGGCGCGCGTTCCGCTCTGCCCCGACTGCGGCGAGCCGCCGCTGCGCCGGCTCGGCCAGTACGTCTACTACAGCACGCTGATCCACCTGAAGGAGTGCGGCGTCTGCGGCTTGATCTGGGCCGACGCGCGCATCGACCCGGAAGTGACGCGGCGCCACTTCGAGCGCGCCTACAAGGACGACGAGTACTTCGCGGCGCGGCGGGCGATCTACCGGCACCTGGCGCGGATCGTCGACCGCCGGGCGCCGCCCGGCGGACGCGTCGTCGACCTCGGCGGCGCGGTCGGCCATCTCATGGCGCTCTTGGCGGCGAGCCGCCCCAACCTGAAGATCGTCGTGTGCGACGTCTCGAGCAGGGCGGCGACGATCGCCCGGGAGCGGTTCGGCCTCGAGACGGTCTGCGGCGGCTTCGAGACGCTCGCGCGCGGCGCGTCGCGCTTCGACGTCGTCGTCCTGAGCGACGTGCTGTACTACGAGCCGCGCTTGCCGTTCTTCTGGTCGGCGCTGCCGCGAATTCTCGAGGAGGACGGCGCCGTGGTTCTCCGCGTGCCGAACAAGCTGCGCGCGATCCGCGCCGCTCAGGCGGCGCGCCGCGCGTTCTCCTCCCGCCCCCGACTGTTGCGCCAGGACAGGATCCCGTTCTTCAACCCGGAGCACATCTTCGTCTTTTCGAGACGGTATCTCGCCGCGCGCCTGCGGGGACTCGGCTTCGAAACGGTGCGCGTTCATCCATCGCCTCCGCTCGGCGGAGGCAGG from the bacterium genome contains:
- a CDS encoding polysaccharide biosynthesis C-terminal domain-containing protein — protein: LSTVLSFALIGTGLVVRTFRSAGLHFSAARAREMLRFGAPFVVANLGAFVLTFSDRYFLKAYADLGAVGIYALGYKMGFLLWAFAVAPVMSIWEAQRFELANRGAEKEATKRLFLTFNTVLMFVALGMTLFARDVFRLMSDAAFWDAYRVVPVVLAAYIVQAWTALCNFGVLYAKETKHLARGAVWSAVLIIALSFALIPTFGGMGAAWATLLAFVLRFWIVYRASQRLWPLDYAWGRVLPLCGLAALFVAPVYLVSIESVPLSLAFDAFVMLAFVATASALPSVGGDFRAAALLVLKKRQKAFRFGE
- a CDS encoding methyltransferase domain-containing protein, producing MSGAETPIRAILDANVGFRTPDLWLDYAARHAFERVAAARVPLCPDCGEPPLRRLGQYVYYSTLIHLKECGVCGLIWADARIDPEVTRRHFERAYKDDEYFAARRAIYRHLARIVDRRAPPGGRVVDLGGAVGHLMALLAASRPNLKIVVCDVSSRAATIARERFGLETVCGGFETLARGASRFDVVVLSDVLYYEPRLPFFWSALPRILEEDGAVVLRVPNKLRAIRAAQAARRAFSSRPRLLRQDRIPFFNPEHIFVFSRRYLAARLRGLGFETVRVHPSPPLGGGRARDAAARVLYLVARCAAGATGGLLAPTPGIVIEAARAPRAKKAERRLSGGPSS